In a genomic window of Aricia agestis chromosome 2, ilAriAges1.1, whole genome shotgun sequence:
- the LOC121739750 gene encoding uncharacterized protein LOC121739750, which yields MECKNGQKYPTPADIFSREIEWKRRNAYARGLQLAFAARLPFPFPAQAMRIHQYNLPVFPPPMPPATRNREPSPFMNMMDEISYWVTTKRAPCLLNYDNVIKRQNEQAHCSKDTLKSTPNAEVSQPKSKKRKLKLLNESESSEKQQNVFFDKSLSKNIKAPKSLQSDSLASSIDFKIKPAVQRKPKKPKVQKRNKEVPKINKVCTSTPNTNLRRSLRKVRQTNNNYSQLNDSFEILNASAITAQDKLEIKVEPNEKTDLPVHNKNETNGNYEDSSDVSGFTANYIRSTKVHSSKTATKVQSKGNRNQVKIKKNANDNILLYVNKSANTGNPTAAVLNCSTDSSQNIINLVTVEQDATNNVDKSTSQLKFVNIKNTQELDSQKNIRQRNTVANHEASFQSRSSNASRYPTRQRKVSIVDSERDALKVNASEKATKANMPKESKSERKENSANTVSKTRSGRRIGADADPEVSACTRLNVDNSGEPVSSSPTLNVGGRRSRKSNSLTPRSKSHRNNKKDLCDESEKNVVGESSCVQLRSSRRTRQVTKANNVSGQLSQKDSLRDKSGFATCFTDSDSDDEPLKQRKFFC from the coding sequence TTCCGTTCCCTGCACAGGCCATGCGCATTCACCAATATAATTTACCAGTTTTCCCGCCACCAATGCCCCCTGCAACGCGCAACCGAGAACCCAGTCCCTTTATGAACATGATGGATGAAATATCGTATTGGGTGACCACTAAAAGGGCACCTTGCCTTCTTAACTATGATAACGTTATAAAGAGACAAAATGAGCAAGCTCACTGCTCAAAAGATACATTGAAAAGTACCCCAAATGCTGAGGTTTCTCAGCCTAAGAGCAAAAAGAGGAAATTGAAACTCCTCAATGAATCTGAATCATCAGAGAAGCAGCAGAATGTTTTCTTTGACAAGTCACTAAGCAAAAATATTAAAGCTCCAAAAAGTCTACAATCTGATTCATTGGCTTCCAGCATAGATTTCAAAATTAAACCAGCAGTTCAACGGAAGCCTAAAAAACCAAAAGTACAAAAAAGGAACAAGGAGGTACCCAAGATAAACAAAGTATGCACTTCCACACCTAACACTAATCTAAGGAGAAGCCTTCGTAAAGTTCGAcaaaccaataataattatagtcaaCTTAATGATTcgtttgaaattttaaatgctAGTGCTATAACAGCACAGGACAAACTTGAAATTAAAGTAGAGCCCAATGAGAAAACAGACTTGccagtacataataaaaatgaaacaaatggTAACTATGAGGATTCAAGTGACGTTTCTGGGTTCACCGCAAACTACATACGCTCCACTAAAGTGCACTCATCTAAAACTGCTACTAAAGTCCAGAGTAAAGGAAACAGGAATCAagtcaaaattaaaaagaatgctaatgataatattttattgtatgtaaataaGTCAGCAAATACAGGGAACCCAACTGCAGCAGTCTTAAACTGCAGCACTGACTcatcacaaaatattattaatctggTTACTGTGGAACAGGATGCAACTAATAATGTAGATAAAAGCACATCCCAGCTTAAATttgtaaacattaaaaatactcAGGAACTCGACTCCCAAAAGAatataagacaaagaaatacAGTCGCTAATCATGAAGCATCTTTTCAGTCCAGAAGTAGTAATGCATCCAGGTATCCAACGAGGCAAAGAAAAGTGTCGATAGTTGACTCTGAAAGAGATGCTCTTAAAgtgaatgcttcagaaaaagcAACAAAAGCCAACATGCCCAAAGAAAGTAAATCAGAGCGCAAGGAAAACTCTGCAAACACAGTATCTAAAACTAGGAGCGGAAGAAGGATTGGAGCTGATGCGGATCCAGAAGTGTCAGCTTGCACGAGACTCAATGTTGACAATAGTGGTGAACCAGTGAGTTCCAGTCCCACCTTAAACGTAGGAGGCAGAAGGTCTAGAAAAAGTAATTCCCTGACTCCTCGTAGTAAGTCTCACAGAAACAATAAAAAAGACTTGTGTGATGAAAGTGAAAAGAATGTAGTAGGGGAATCCTCTTGTGTCCAATTACGTTCATCTAGAAGAACTAGACAAGTGACAAAAGCGAACAATGTGTCAGGACAATTATCACAAAAAGACTCTTTGAGAGATAAAAGTGGTTTTGCTACGTGTTTCACGGACAGTGATAGTGATGATGAACCTTTAAAACAGAGAAAGTTTTtctgttaa